In the genome of Streptomyces sp. Q6, the window GCACGACGCGACCCGTACGACGAGCCCCCGCTTGTCGGTGGGCCGCCCTACCCTTGCGGCATGGAGACCCCGTCGGACCGGCACGCCTACCCCGCCCACTGGGAGGCCGACGTCGTGCTGCGCGACGGCGGCACCGCGCGGATCAGGCCGATCACCACCGAGGACGCCGAGCACCTGACCAGCTTCTACGAGCAGGTCTCGGACGAGTCGAAGTACTACCGCTTCTTCGCGCCCTACCCGCGTCTGTCCGACAAGGATGTCCACCGGTTCACCCATCACGACTACGTGGACCGCGTCGGACTGGCGGCCACGGTGGGCGGCGAGTTCATTGCGACGGTGCGCTACGACCGGATCAACGCGCAGGGCAGGCCCGCCTCCGCGCCGGCCGACGAGGCCGAGGTCGCCTTCCTCGTGCAGGACGCCCATCAGGGGCGTGGCGTGGCGTCCGCCCTTCTGGAGCACATCGCGGCCGTCGCCCGCGAGCGCGGCATCCGCCGGTTCGCCGCCGAGGTGCTGCCCGCCAACACCAAGATGATCAAGGTGTTCACGGACGCCGGATACACGCAGAAGCGCAGCTTCGAGGACGGCGTCGTCCACCTGGAGTTCGACCTGGAGCCCACGGAGGCGTCGCTCGCCGTGCAGCGCGCCCGGGAGCAGCGCGCCGAGGCCCGATCCGTGCAGCGCCTCCTCGCCCCCGGATCGGTCGCCGTGATCGGCGCGGGGCGTACACCCGGGGGAGTGGGCCGCAGCGTTCTCGACAACCTGAAGGACGCGGGCTTCACCGGCCGCATGTATGCGGTGAACAAGGCCTACCCCGAGGACTTCAAGGAGCTCGACGGCGTCCCCGCCCACCGCTCCGTCCGTGACATCGACCCCGCCGAGCCCGTCGACCTGGCCGTCGTCGCCGTCCCCGCCCCCGACGTCCCCGAGGTCGTCGCCGAATGCGGCGAACGAGGCGTACAGGGCCTCGTCGTCATCTCCGCCGGCTACGCGGAGAGCGGCGCCGAAGGCCGCGAGCGCCAGCGGGAACTGGTGCGCCAGGCCCGCACCTACGGAATGCGCATCATCGGGCCCAACGCGTTCGGGGTGGTCAACACCTCACCCGACGTACGGCTCAACGCCTCGCTCGCCCCCGAGATGCCCCGCCCCGGACGCATCGGCCTGTTCGCCCAGTCCGGCGCCATCGGCATCGCCCTCCTCGCGCGGCTCCAGCGGCGCGGCGGGGGAGTCACCGGCCTCACCGGCGTCTCCACGTTCGTCTCCGCGGGCAACCGCGCGGACGTCTCCGGCAACGACGTCCTCCAGTACTGGTACGACGACCCGGACACGGACGTCGCTCTCATGTACCTCGAATCGATCGGCAACCCGCGCAAGTTCACCCGCCTCGCCCGCCGCACCGCGGCCGCGAAGCCCCTCGTGGTCGTCCAGGGCGCCCGGCACAGCGGCATCGCCCCCACCGGGCACACCGTGCGCGCCACCCGCCTCCCGTACGCCACCGTCTCCGCGCTCCTGCGCCAGGCCGGCGTCATCCGGGTCGACACCATCACCGAACTCGTCGACGCGGGGCTCCTGCTGGCCCGCCAGCCGCTCCCGGCGGGCCCGCGCGTCGCCATCCTGGGCAACTCCGAATCGCTGGGTCTGCTCACGTACGACGTCTGTCTCTCCGAAGGGCTGCGGCCCAAGCCGCCCCGCGACCTCACCACCGAGGCCTCCGCACAGGACTTCCGTGCCGCCCTGGAGGACGCGCTCGCGGACGACAAGACCGACGCCGTCGTCGTCACCGCGATGCCGACCGTGGGGGAGGACCCGACCGAGGACGCCGAGCTGGCCGCCGCCCTGAGCGCGGCCGCCGCGACCGTGCCCACGAAGCCGGTGCTCGTCGTCCACGTGGAGCTGGGCGGCCTCGCCGAGGCCCTGTCCGCCGCGGCGAGCACCGGGCCCAACGCCCCGGGAGCGCAGCCCGCGGCCCGGCCCGCACCCGCCGCCGAGGACGCCCCCGGCACCACCCGGCGCCTCATCCCCGCCTACCCCGCCGCCGAGCGCGCCGTCCGCGCCCTGTCCGAGGTCGCCAAGTACGCCCAGTGGCGGCGCGACGCGGCGGAGCCCGGCAAGGTCCCCGAGTACGACGACATCGACGAGGCCGGGGCCGCCGCCCTCATCACCGAACTGCTCGCCGAGGAGGACGACCCGCGCGGCACGGAGCTCGCCCCGGACGCCGCCCGCGAACTGCTCGCCCGCTACGGCGTCGACGTACGCAGGACGCTGCCCGCCCCCGACCCCGACGAGGCCGCCGCGGCCGCGCGTGCGCTCGGCTACCCGGTGGCCCTGAAGACGACGGCCCCGCACCTGCGCCACCGCCCCGACCTCGGCGGCGTCCGCCTCGACCTCGCCAACGAAGGAGAGCTGCGGCGCGCCTACGAAGAGCTCGGGGAGCGGCTCGGGGCGCCCGCCGAGCTGCGGCCCGTCGTCCAGGCGATGGCACCGCGCGGCGTCGACACCGTCGTACGGGCCGTGATCGACCCGGCGGCCGGAGCCGTGCTCTCCTTCGGCCTCGCCGGCGCCGCGTCCGAACTGCTCGGCGACACCGCCCACCGTCTGATCCCGGTCACCGACCGGGACGCCCAGGGCATCGTCCGCTCCATCAAGACGGCGCCGATCCTCTTCGGCTGGCGCGGCTCCGCACCCGTCGACACGCCCGCGCTCGAAGAACTCCTGCAACGCGTGTCCCGCCTCGTCGACGACCACCCCGAGGTCGTCGGCGTCGCCCTCGAACCGGTCGTCGTGGCCCAGCACGGACTGTCCGTGCTCGGCGCGTCCGTCCGGCTCGCGCCCCCTCCCGCCCGCGACGACCTCGGCCCGCGAACCCTGCCCGTCGCGTACTGACCCGACCCGCCCGGAGCCCTCACGCAGAGTTATCCACAGGGGCAACGGCAGTCTCTTCCCGGGCCTTAGGATGGACCTCATGGCCAAGACCAGTACGACGACCCAAGGGTTGCGAGCGGCGATCGAGCGCAGCGGCTACTACCCGGCCCTCGTGGCCGAGGCGGTGGAGGCCGCGGTCGGCGGCGAACCCATGTCGTCGTACCTCGTGCACCAGGAGACCACGTTCGACGCGAACGAGGTCCGTCGTCATGTCACGGTCCTGGTCCTGACCGACACCCGCTTCATCGTCAGCCACACCGACGAGCAGGCGGCCGACACCACGTCCCCGACGCCGTACGCGACGACGTCCACGGAATCCGTGAAGATCGGCCGGATCTCCTCCGTCGTGCTCAGCCGCGTCGTCGCCAACCCGGAGAAGTACGTGCCGGGCACGCTGCCTCGCGAGGTCGTCCTCACCATCGGCTGGGGCGCCGTCTCCCGTATCGACCTGGAGCCCGCCGCCTGCGGCGACCCCAACTGCGAGGCGGACCACGGCTACACGGGCAGCTCCACCGCCGACGACCTGAGCCTGCGCGTCAGCGAGGCGGGCGACGGTCCGGAGACCGTGCGCCAGGCCCTCGCCTTCGCGCAGGCGCTCTCCGAGGCCACCGCGGACGCGGGACGCTGATGACGCAGGCCGCCTGGGACGACGTAGAGCCGCTGCCCGTCCACTCCGCTCCCGTCCCGGCGTACGGCTCCGGCTCCCTCGCCGACCTGCTGCCCACCCTCGGCGCCCACCTCGGCGTCCCCGACTGCACGGCCGCGATTCCGGAGCTCGCTCCGGTCGACCGCGCCTGCGTCTTCCTCATCGACGGCCTCGGCTGGGAGCAGCTGAAGGCCCACCCGGACGAGGCGCCCTTCCTGAGCTCGCTCATAGCGTCCTCACGCGGCGGCACCGGACAGCCGATCACCGCGGGATACCCGGCCACCACCGCGACCTCCCTCGCCTCGGTCGGTACGGGACTGCCGCCCGGCGCCCACGGCCTGCCCGGCTACACCGTGCGCAACCCCGACACCGGCGAGCTGATGAACCAGCTCCGGTGGAACCCGTGGACCAAGCCGCAGACCTGGCAGCCGTACCCGACGATCTTCCAGCGCGCCCACGACGCGGGCGTCCACACGGCGCAGGTCTCCGCGCCCGCCTTCCAGTCGACGCCGCTCACGAAGATCGCCCTCAGCGGCGGCACCTTCCACGGACGTCTGTCCGGCGAGGACCGCATGGACCTGGCCGCCGAGCAACTGGCGGCGGGGGACCGGTCGTTGGTCTACACGTACTACAGCGAGGTCGACGGCAAGGGGCACCGCTTCGGTGTCGACTCCGACCCCTGGCGCGGCCAGCTCATGTACGTCGACCGGCTCGCCCAGCGCCTCGCCGAGCAACTGCCGCCGCGCAGCGCGCTGTACGTCACGGCCGACCACGGCATGCTCGACATCCCCTTCGACGAGCAGTCCCGCATCGACTTCGACACGGACTGGGAACTGCGCGCGGGCGTGGCCCTGTTGGGCGGCGAGGGCCGCGCGCGCCACGTGTACGCGGTGCCGGGCGCGCAGAACGACGTCCTCGCGGTGTGGCGCGAGGTGCTCGGCGAGCAGTTCTGGATCGCGAGCCGCGACGAGGCGATCGCCGCGGGCTGGTTCGGTCCGCAGGTCGACCGGCGCGTGTACGAGCGGCTCGGTGACGTGATCGCCGCCGCCCGCGACGACGTGGTGATCATCGCGTCCGAGAACGAACCGAAGGAGTCGGCGATGGTCGGCAACCACGGCTCGATGACCCCGGTGGAACAACTGGTACCGCTGCTCGAAGTGCGCTCCTGACTCCGCGGCCCGCCCCCGCTCCTCCCTCCCGACCCCAGCTTCGAAAGGTGCTCGACTCCCCATGCCCGAGCTTGTGTTCTTCTCCGGAACGATGGACTGCGGAAAGAGCACCTTGGCGCTCCAGATCGAGCACAACCGTTCGGCACGGGGACTCAAGGGCCTGATCTTCACACGGGACGACCGCGCCGGCGAGGGCAAGCTGTCGTCGCGGCTCGGCCTGGTGACGGACGCGGTGGAGGCGGGCGCCGGGCTCGACCTGTACGCGTATGTGGTGGGGCAGTTGTCGCGGGGCGACAAGGTGGACTACGTGATCGTGGACGAGGCCCAGTTCCTCGCCACGGAGCAGATCGACCAACTGGCCCGCGTCGTGGACGACCTGGACCTGGACGTCTTCGCCTTCGGTATCACGACGGACTTCCGCACGCGTCTCTTCCCCGGCTCGCAGCGCCTGATCGAGCTGGCGGACCGGATAGAGGCGTTGCAGGTCGAGGCGATGTGCTGGTGCGGCGAGCGCGCCACGCACAACGCGCGCACGGTGGGCGGCGAGATGGTCGTCGAGGGCGCGCAGGTCGTCATCGGCGACGTGGACCGCCCGGCGGCCGAGGTCGGCTACGAGGTCCTGTGCCGCCGCCACCACCGCAAGCGCATGACCAGCGCCTCGGCGCACGCGGCGGCCCTGTCGCCGGACGTGCTGCCGGTGGGAGGCTGAGCGACGGGCAGGACCTAGTCCGTCCGCGACGTCACGAGCGCGAACTGCGCTCCCTCGGGGTCGGCCACCGTGGCCACCCGCCCGTACGAACCGTCGCGCGGCGGCTTGATCACATGACCGCCCAGGTCCGCGACCCGCTCCACGGCCTCGTCCACATCGGCGACCTCGAAGTACGTGATCCAGTACGCGCCGCGATCGCGCGGCAGGGCGTTCCCCACGCCGTGCACGGACGCCACCGGGTGCTCCTCCAGGAGCAGCGTCAGGTAGTCGAAGTCGGCGGAGACCACGGCCTCTTCGGCGTATCCGAAGACCGCCTGGTAGAACTTGCCGACGCTCGCCGTCTCCCGCGTCACCAACTCGTTCCACGCCACCGCGCCCGGCACCCCGGTCACCGCCATGCCCAGGTGCGCCGCGGCCTGCCAGACGCCGAACACCGCGCCCGCCGGGTCGGAGCCGATCGCCATCCGGCCCGCCTCGCCCGCGTCGAGCGGGCCGACGCCCACCGTGCCGCCGCAGTGCCGGACCGTCTCCGCCGTCGCGTCCACGTCGTCGGTGGCCAGGTACGGGGTCCAGGCGACCGGCAGGTGGCGGTCGGGCGGCAGCTGGCCGATGCCGGCCACTTCCTTGCCGTTCAGGAGCGCCCGCGCATACGGGCCGAGCTGCTGCGGCCCCGGCCTGAACTCCCAGCCGAACAGCGCCCCGTAGAACTCCTGGCTCGCCGTCAAGCTGTGCACCATCAGACTCACCCAGCACGGTGTGCCCGGTGCGCGCCGGGCTGCTGCCTCGGTCATCGTCACTCTCTCCTCGGACTCCTCTAACCAGGACCTTCGGCCCCGCACTCGGGGCCCCGCGTGTCGCATCACGCCCGTGCTGATGGTGGCACTCCGTGCCGCGCGGCGCTCCCTGGCCGCGCCGAATCCACCGGACTCCAGGCAGAGGATGCCCGATTCGGTGTTTCGCATGCGTTGCGACGCCATGACCCGACCGTGTCCGGTCGGTGCACGCTCGGTAGTCGATCGAGCACGCTAGCCGAACCGCGCCGCTCGTACCAGACCATGAGCAAGGATGGCCCTCATGAATGCCATCATCTCCGCATCCGAACTTGCGAGCGAGTTGGCGGGGGACACTCCGCCGGTGCTGCTCGACATCCGCTGGCAGCTGAGCGTCGCGAAGGCCGCTGGAGAGCCCGCTTTCGACGGTCGCGCCGAGTACGCCAAGGGGCACTTGCCGGGCGCGGTCTTCATCGATCTCGACGCGGAACTCGCAGGTCACGCGGGTCCGGGCGAGGGACGGCACCCGCTGCCCGATCTGGCGGACCTCGGGGCCGTGCTGCGCGCCGCGGGCGTCTCGGCCGACCGGGACGTCGTTGTGTACGACGGTGGACAGGGCTGGGCGGCCGCTCGCGCCTGGTGGCTGTTGCGCTGGACGGGGCATCCGTCCGTACGCGTCCTCGACGGCGGCCTCGCCGCCTGGGACGGTCCCCTGGAGACCTCCGCGCCGTCCCCGGAGCCCGGCACCTTCGAACCTGCACCGGGTGCCACCGGCCTGCTCGACGCGGACGCCGCGGCGGCCCTCGCCCGCTCGGGGCTGCTCCTGGACGCCCGCGCCGCCGAGCGCTACCGCGGCGACGTGGAGCCCATCGACCGCGTCGGCGGCCACATCCCGGGCGCGGTGTCGGCCCCGACCACGGAGAACGTGGCGGCGGACGGCCGTTTCCACTCCGCCGCCGAACTCGCCGACCGCTTCAAGTCCCTCGGCGCCACCGGCGATCCGGGTCAGGTCGGCGTCTACTGCGGCTCGGGCGTCTCCGGCGCCCATGAAGTCCTCGCCCTCGCGGTGGCGGGCATCGACGCCCAGCTCTACGTCGGCTCGTGGTCCCAGTGGTCGTCGGACGAGTCCCGCCCGGTAGCGACGGGTCCGGACCCCCAGTGACCCCGTCCCCGTACGTGGCCAGGGCCCACGCCGACTGACCGGCCCTGCCCCGGTACGCGGCCGGGGCCCGAGGCGGCTGAGCAGCTCTGCCCGTGAACGTGGCCGGGGCCCGCGCCGACTGAACGGCACGGGCCCCGGCCACGTACTACTGACTGCGCAGCACCGGGCGTGCCCGGCGGAGCGCTACTCCTGCTTCTTGCGCCGCGTGCCGAACACGATCTCGTCCCAGCTGGGCACCGCGGCCCGCCGGCCGGGGCGCACCCCGTCGGCCTCGGCCTGCCGGTCGGTGGTGCCGGTCAGACGGTCCCGGTGGCCCGCGACGGAGCGCGGCATCAGGACATCCGCGTACGCCGATCCGGCACCGGCCGACGCGGCGGGTGCCGCCGGCTCTTCCAACTCGGCTGCCGTGGACGGCTCGGGCTCCTCCGGCGGCGGCTCGGGAGCCGTCGTCGGACGGTCGGGCACGACGATGTCGCCGCGGTAACTGGGCACCGCCTCCAGGAGGCTGGTCAGCGAGTCGCGCTCCGAGGCGGAGGCGATCGCGGGCAGGTTCTCCTCGGGCGCCGGCGGGCCGACCTCCGGCGGCGGTGGCGTCGGACGCTCCAACTGCCGGTCCAGGGCACGGTCCAGCGGCCGGTCCCTGGGCAGCCGCGCGATGCGCGGTACGAACGGGAACGTGGGTTCGGGCGCACCGATGTCGTCGGACTCGCCGATCAGCGAGCGCGCCTCGTCGTCCACGGCCTGGACGAGCCTGCGGGGCGGGTCGTAGGTCCAGCTCGCCGAGTGCGGTTCGCCCGCGACGCGGTACACGAGCAGGACTTCCCAGGTGCCGTCGTCGCGGCGCCAGGAGTCCCACTGGACGGTTTCCTTGTCGGCGCCGCGCAGCAGGAGTCGCTCCTGCACCGCCTCGCCGAGCTGGGGGCCGGTGTTCTCGCCGGGACGGCGCACGGGGGTCTTCCTGGCCCGCTCGGCCATGAAGGCACGCTCCGCGAGCACGGGGCCCTCGAAGCGGCGTACACGATCGACCGGGATGCCCGCGAACTGGGCGACCTCCTCGGCGGAGGCGCCGGCCCGTATGCGCGCCTGAATGTCGCGCGGGCGGAGGTGGCTCTCCACCTCGATCTCGATCTGGCCGAGACGCGGACGGTCGCCGCGCACGGCGGCCCGGAGGCGCTCGTCGATCGGAAGCGTGTACTCCGTGCTGTCCGCAGCCTTCAGCACCAGCCGTGTGCCGTCGTTAGAGACGGCCACGACACGCAGTTCGGGCATGGGGACCTCCCGGGTGGTGCCTGCCGACGTCACGTGCGTCGCTGCTTCCGCTAGTCGAGTGTGGCCTGCCCGGGTGCAGCCTGCCACAACCTTGCCGAGTTGCCCGGCGTGTCGGGCATCGACCCGAGAGCGCCGTTATGGCACGGTTACCTATTCGCAACGCTAAGTGACCGAGTACGTCACCCTGTGCAACGAGCCCCCTCCCGGCGGTCCTGGAAGGCCCCGGACACCCTGGCGGGAGACCGGACCCAGGGCTCGCAACAGTACTCCATTCGGGCCACTTGCGTGGATCGGCACGCCGCCGAACTTCTCACGGGGAACGGGAGTTGGGTACGGGGCATGGGCCGCCGGCGTCCGATTCGCGGGAGATGCGCGTGGCGTGCTTCACGGAATCTCCAGAACCGGAACCATTCGCTTCGGCTGTACGTCCCTTTCTCGTGTGACACGGGAAGTTTCACGTAGTCTCGTGAGCTTCGCCGTGAAACAGGCGCGATGTCAGGATGTGTCGAGAAAGGCAGGCAAGGTCCGGAAATGGGCGAGAAGCCGGAGAACTCCAAGGACGGTCAGGGCGAGCCCGAGGAGAAGAAGCGGCTGGATCTGAGCGTGCCCCAGGTGGCGGGCAGTGCGGTCGCCGCCGTCGTGGCCGCGAAGCTCGCCTCCAGCTTCGGGGTCTACGGAACGATTCTGGGTGCCGGTCTGGTCAGCGCCCTCGCGACCTGTGGCGGCACGGTCTTCCAGCACTTCTTCAAGCGCACCGGCGAGCAGATACGCGACGTCGCGGTGCACACCAAGCCGAAGGCACGCCAGGTCCCGGTCACCGCCGACGGGCGCCCGGTGCCGCGCACCTTCCGCTCGGACGACGCGATGGACGCCACGAAGGCCATGGCCACCGGTGCCAGGCCGCCGGCCGCGCGACCCGCCACCGGGGCGCTGCCGACGACCACGACCTGGGGCACACCGCCGGCGGCGGAGCAGCAGATATCCGTCGACCGGCACATGTCCGACGACGCGGGGACCCAGCTCCTGGACACCGGCGCGGTGGCCGACCTGCTGCCCGACACGTTCGAGAAGACCCAGCTTCTGGACACGACCGACCCCGAGAAGACCCGATTCCTGGGCACGGTCGACCCCGAGAAGACGCAGCTCCTGCGGTCCGACGCCGTCGACGAGGCCACGCGCCTGCTGCGGCCCGCGAGTGAGCCGTCCCAACCCCCGCTCCCGTCCGAGGAGTTCACCGACGGGACCGTGCACCGCACGCGCATGAAGAGCTGGAAGCGGCCGCTGATCGCCGCCGCCGTCGTGTTCGGCGTGACCATGGGCGGCATCACCACGTACGAGCTGGTGTCCGGGCAGAGCTTCAGCGGGGACAGCGGCAGCACGACCTTCCACGACGCCTTCTCCGGCCGTTCGTCCTCCGGTGGCGACGATCCGACGCCCAGCACCTCGCAGACGCCCTCCGGGGACAGCAGCACGGGCTCGGACGACGGCTCGCGGCAGAACGGCGACGACTCGTCCACGGACGGCAGCACGGCGCCCACGCCGACCCCCAGCGACGGCACCGGCACCGGGTCCGACACGGGCTCCGACTCTGACAGCGGTTCCGGCGGCGACTCCGGTGCGGACTCCGGGGACAGCGATACGACACCGACCCCGACGCCTACGCCGACCCCCTCGCAGAGCACGGGTTCGGGCGCGGACACCGGGTCCGGCAGCGGCTTCGGGGAGACCCCGGCCGAGTAGCGGTCAGTCGCCGAGGACCCGGCGCAGGTAGGCGTTGCCGAACAGCCGGTCCGGGTCCAGGCGGTCGCGCAGCGCCGTGAACTCGCCGAAGCGCGGGTAGACCCGCGCGAAGTACTCGGCGTCGCGCGTGTGCACCTTGCCCCAGTGCGGGCGGCCCTCGTGGGCGGTGAAGATCTGCTCGGCCGCCGTGAAGTACCGCTGGTACGGGGTGCCCTTGTACATGTGGACCGCGATGTACGCGCTGTCGCGGTCGGCCGCCGTGGACAGCGCGATGTCGTCGGCCGGGGCCGTGCGGACCTCCACGGGGAAGCTGACGCGCAGATTCGAGCGGTCCACCATGGACTTCAGCTCGCGCAGCGTCTCCACCAGGGCCGCGCGCGGAACCGCGTACTCCATCTCCACGAAGCGCACGCGGCGCGGAGATGTGAAGACCTTGTAGGGAATGTCCGTGTACGTGCGGGCGGACAGCGCCTTGCTGGAGATCTTGGCGATCGTCGGGATCGTGGCGGGCACGGCGCGGCCCAGCGAATTGACTGCCTGGAACAGACCGTTGGAGAGGATCTCGTCCTCCCAGATGCCACTGAGCCGGGAGACCGGCGCCTCGGGTCCCGCGCTGCGGTTGTTGCGCTTGGTGTTGCAGTTGCCGGTGTGCGGGAACCAGTAGAACTCGAAGTGCTCGTTCTCGGCGTGCAGCTCGTCGAAGTCGGCGAGGACCTTGTCGAAGGTCATCGGCTCCTCGCGCGCGGTGAGCAGGAAGACCGGCTCCACGGCGAAGGTGATCGCGGTGATGATGCCGAGCGCGCCTAGGCCGATGCGGGCGGCGGCGAAGACCTCGGGGTTCTCCTTCTCGGAGCAGGTGATCAGTTCACCGCTCGCGGTGACGAGTTCGAGTCCCTTGATCTGAGCGGCGATGGAGGCGGAGTCGCGGCCCGTGCCGTGGGTGCCGGTGCTCGTGGCGCCGGAGACGGTCTGCTCCATGATGTCGCCCATGTTCGTGAGCGACAGGCCCTCGCGGGCCAGGGCCAGATTGAGTCGCTTGAGCGGCGTACCGGCCTCGACCGTGACGGTGCCGTTCTCACGGTCGATATCGCGGATACCGGTCAACAGTTGAGGGCGTATCAACACCCCGTCGGTCGCCGCAGCCGCCGTGAACGAGTGGCCGGTGCCGACCGCCTTCACCTTCAGGCCGTCCTGTGCGGCCCTGCGGACGGCCGCGGTGAGTTCTTCCACGGACGCGGGCGTCACCTCGCGCACCGGGCGGGAGACGACGTTCCCCGCCCAGTTACGCCACGCTTCGCTGCTCTTCGTGCTGCCCGTCTGCGCCGTGCTCATCGGTAGGTCCTCCCCGCTGCGGAACCGGCTGCTTCAGCCGGCGGTAGCCGAGGAACGCAACCAGGACCGCGACGATGCCGGAGACCCCCGGCACCCCGTACCCGGCCCGCGCACCGTAGGCGTCGATCACCCACCCGGCCACGGAGGAACCGAGCGCGACCCCGACCGCGAGCCCGGTGCTCACCCACGTCATGCCCTCGGTCAGTTTCGCGCGTGGTACGTGCTGCTCGACGAGGGCCATCGTCGTGATCATCGTCGGCGCGATGGACAGGCCCGCAACGAAGAGCGCCACGGCCAGAAACGGCAGGTTCCCGACCAGTTGGAGGGGGATCATACTCACGGCCATCGCGACGACACCCACCAGCCACCTGGGGGCGGGCGCCCC includes:
- the sepH gene encoding septation protein SepH; this translates as MPELRVVAVSNDGTRLVLKAADSTEYTLPIDERLRAAVRGDRPRLGQIEIEVESHLRPRDIQARIRAGASAEEVAQFAGIPVDRVRRFEGPVLAERAFMAERARKTPVRRPGENTGPQLGEAVQERLLLRGADKETVQWDSWRRDDGTWEVLLVYRVAGEPHSASWTYDPPRRLVQAVDDEARSLIGESDDIGAPEPTFPFVPRIARLPRDRPLDRALDRQLERPTPPPPEVGPPAPEENLPAIASASERDSLTSLLEAVPSYRGDIVVPDRPTTAPEPPPEEPEPSTAAELEEPAAPAASAGAGSAYADVLMPRSVAGHRDRLTGTTDRQAEADGVRPGRRAAVPSWDEIVFGTRRKKQE
- a CDS encoding thymidine kinase is translated as MPELVFFSGTMDCGKSTLALQIEHNRSARGLKGLIFTRDDRAGEGKLSSRLGLVTDAVEAGAGLDLYAYVVGQLSRGDKVDYVIVDEAQFLATEQIDQLARVVDDLDLDVFAFGITTDFRTRLFPGSQRLIELADRIEALQVEAMCWCGERATHNARTVGGEMVVEGAQVVIGDVDRPAAEVGYEVLCRRHHRKRMTSASAHAAALSPDVLPVGG
- a CDS encoding GNAT family N-acetyltransferase, whose protein sequence is METPSDRHAYPAHWEADVVLRDGGTARIRPITTEDAEHLTSFYEQVSDESKYYRFFAPYPRLSDKDVHRFTHHDYVDRVGLAATVGGEFIATVRYDRINAQGRPASAPADEAEVAFLVQDAHQGRGVASALLEHIAAVARERGIRRFAAEVLPANTKMIKVFTDAGYTQKRSFEDGVVHLEFDLEPTEASLAVQRAREQRAEARSVQRLLAPGSVAVIGAGRTPGGVGRSVLDNLKDAGFTGRMYAVNKAYPEDFKELDGVPAHRSVRDIDPAEPVDLAVVAVPAPDVPEVVAECGERGVQGLVVISAGYAESGAEGRERQRELVRQARTYGMRIIGPNAFGVVNTSPDVRLNASLAPEMPRPGRIGLFAQSGAIGIALLARLQRRGGGVTGLTGVSTFVSAGNRADVSGNDVLQYWYDDPDTDVALMYLESIGNPRKFTRLARRTAAAKPLVVVQGARHSGIAPTGHTVRATRLPYATVSALLRQAGVIRVDTITELVDAGLLLARQPLPAGPRVAILGNSESLGLLTYDVCLSEGLRPKPPRDLTTEASAQDFRAALEDALADDKTDAVVVTAMPTVGEDPTEDAELAAALSAAAATVPTKPVLVVHVELGGLAEALSAAASTGPNAPGAQPAARPAPAAEDAPGTTRRLIPAYPAAERAVRALSEVAKYAQWRRDAAEPGKVPEYDDIDEAGAAALITELLAEEDDPRGTELAPDAARELLARYGVDVRRTLPAPDPDEAAAAARALGYPVALKTTAPHLRHRPDLGGVRLDLANEGELRRAYEELGERLGAPAELRPVVQAMAPRGVDTVVRAVIDPAAGAVLSFGLAGAASELLGDTAHRLIPVTDRDAQGIVRSIKTAPILFGWRGSAPVDTPALEELLQRVSRLVDDHPEVVGVALEPVVVAQHGLSVLGASVRLAPPPARDDLGPRTLPVAY
- a CDS encoding VOC family protein, with the translated sequence MTEAAARRAPGTPCWVSLMVHSLTASQEFYGALFGWEFRPGPQQLGPYARALLNGKEVAGIGQLPPDRHLPVAWTPYLATDDVDATAETVRHCGGTVGVGPLDAGEAGRMAIGSDPAGAVFGVWQAAAHLGMAVTGVPGAVAWNELVTRETASVGKFYQAVFGYAEEAVVSADFDYLTLLLEEHPVASVHGVGNALPRDRGAYWITYFEVADVDEAVERVADLGGHVIKPPRDGSYGRVATVADPEGAQFALVTSRTD
- a CDS encoding nucleotide pyrophosphatase/phosphodiesterase family protein; this encodes MTQAAWDDVEPLPVHSAPVPAYGSGSLADLLPTLGAHLGVPDCTAAIPELAPVDRACVFLIDGLGWEQLKAHPDEAPFLSSLIASSRGGTGQPITAGYPATTATSLASVGTGLPPGAHGLPGYTVRNPDTGELMNQLRWNPWTKPQTWQPYPTIFQRAHDAGVHTAQVSAPAFQSTPLTKIALSGGTFHGRLSGEDRMDLAAEQLAAGDRSLVYTYYSEVDGKGHRFGVDSDPWRGQLMYVDRLAQRLAEQLPPRSALYVTADHGMLDIPFDEQSRIDFDTDWELRAGVALLGGEGRARHVYAVPGAQNDVLAVWREVLGEQFWIASRDEAIAAGWFGPQVDRRVYERLGDVIAAARDDVVIIASENEPKESAMVGNHGSMTPVEQLVPLLEVRS
- a CDS encoding sulfurtransferase: MNAIISASELASELAGDTPPVLLDIRWQLSVAKAAGEPAFDGRAEYAKGHLPGAVFIDLDAELAGHAGPGEGRHPLPDLADLGAVLRAAGVSADRDVVVYDGGQGWAAARAWWLLRWTGHPSVRVLDGGLAAWDGPLETSAPSPEPGTFEPAPGATGLLDADAAAALARSGLLLDARAAERYRGDVEPIDRVGGHIPGAVSAPTTENVAADGRFHSAAELADRFKSLGATGDPGQVGVYCGSGVSGAHEVLALAVAGIDAQLYVGSWSQWSSDESRPVATGPDPQ
- a CDS encoding DUF5998 family protein codes for the protein MAKTSTTTQGLRAAIERSGYYPALVAEAVEAAVGGEPMSSYLVHQETTFDANEVRRHVTVLVLTDTRFIVSHTDEQAADTTSPTPYATTSTESVKIGRISSVVLSRVVANPEKYVPGTLPREVVLTIGWGAVSRIDLEPAACGDPNCEADHGYTGSSTADDLSLRVSEAGDGPETVRQALAFAQALSEATADAGR
- a CDS encoding D-arabinono-1,4-lactone oxidase; translation: MSTAQTGSTKSSEAWRNWAGNVVSRPVREVTPASVEELTAAVRRAAQDGLKVKAVGTGHSFTAAAATDGVLIRPQLLTGIRDIDRENGTVTVEAGTPLKRLNLALAREGLSLTNMGDIMEQTVSGATSTGTHGTGRDSASIAAQIKGLELVTASGELITCSEKENPEVFAAARIGLGALGIITAITFAVEPVFLLTAREEPMTFDKVLADFDELHAENEHFEFYWFPHTGNCNTKRNNRSAGPEAPVSRLSGIWEDEILSNGLFQAVNSLGRAVPATIPTIAKISSKALSARTYTDIPYKVFTSPRRVRFVEMEYAVPRAALVETLRELKSMVDRSNLRVSFPVEVRTAPADDIALSTAADRDSAYIAVHMYKGTPYQRYFTAAEQIFTAHEGRPHWGKVHTRDAEYFARVYPRFGEFTALRDRLDPDRLFGNAYLRRVLGD